A region from the Gemmatimonas sp. genome encodes:
- the pheS gene encoding phenylalanine--tRNA ligase subunit alpha codes for MSALRASAADPFRHPSRFPDFRFRLVQLSEYLAQANALAHDARALLDGLDPDTRLDVAKGQLNALKDDRLAALQGALRALPADDRRAAGTAFNTLKQGMQEALDVFAARQASAAGASTFDATMPARSVWRGSLHPVTLVIDEICEIFRELGFTIALGPEAETEWYNFGALNFPPDHPAMELHDTLYLGKDTLLRTHTSPVQVRTLQQYKPPVRVLAPGQVYRRDFFDATHAPAFMQLEGLAVDEGISFVDLKATLAEFARRFYGASRRVRFGPSYFPFVEPGAQMDVEVDLNDGKGLRWVEILGCGMVHPHVLDDAGLDSEKFMGWAFGMGPARIAMSRYDISDIRVLYDSDVRFLEQFAR; via the coding sequence ATGTCGGCCCTTCGTGCATCCGCGGCGGACCCGTTCCGCCATCCGTCGCGATTCCCCGATTTCCGATTTCGTCTCGTGCAACTTTCCGAGTACCTCGCCCAGGCGAATGCCCTCGCTCACGACGCGCGCGCGCTCCTTGATGGGCTCGATCCCGACACGCGCCTCGACGTGGCCAAGGGACAGCTCAACGCCCTCAAGGATGACCGGCTCGCCGCCCTGCAGGGCGCGCTCCGCGCGCTGCCCGCCGACGATCGCCGCGCGGCCGGCACCGCCTTCAATACGCTCAAGCAGGGCATGCAGGAAGCACTCGACGTCTTCGCGGCGCGACAGGCCTCGGCAGCCGGTGCCTCGACGTTCGATGCGACCATGCCGGCGCGCAGTGTGTGGCGTGGCTCGCTGCATCCGGTCACGCTCGTAATCGACGAGATCTGCGAGATCTTCCGCGAACTCGGATTCACGATCGCGCTCGGTCCGGAAGCGGAGACGGAGTGGTACAACTTCGGTGCGCTCAACTTCCCGCCTGACCATCCGGCGATGGAGCTGCACGACACGTTGTATCTCGGCAAGGACACGTTGCTGCGCACGCATACGTCGCCCGTGCAGGTACGCACACTGCAGCAGTACAAGCCACCGGTGCGAGTGCTCGCGCCGGGGCAGGTGTATCGCCGCGACTTTTTCGATGCGACGCACGCGCCGGCCTTCATGCAGCTGGAAGGACTCGCTGTGGATGAAGGTATTTCCTTCGTGGATCTCAAGGCCACGCTTGCCGAGTTCGCTCGTCGCTTCTACGGGGCCTCGCGTCGCGTGCGCTTCGGCCCCTCGTATTTTCCATTCGTCGAACCCGGCGCGCAGATGGATGTCGAGGTCGATCTGAACGACGGAAAGGGCCTGCGTTGGGTCGAGATTCTGGGCTGCGGCATGGTGCATCCGCACGTGCTCGATGACGCGGGACTCGATAGCGAGAAGTTCATGGGATGGGCGTTCGGTATGGGACCGGCGCGCATCGCGATGTCGCGCTACGACATCAGCGACATCCGCGTGCTGTACGATTCCGACGTCCGTTTCCTGGAGCAGTTCGCGCGATGA
- the rplT gene encoding 50S ribosomal protein L20: protein MPRVKSNVVRLKRKKQILKHAKGAFGGRSKLWKAAKETVERGWRYAYRDRKNKKRDFRRLWIVRINAAARMHDMSYSVFINGLHAAGIEIDRKVLADLAVREPEAFALIAEQVRKAIEAKSAAA, encoded by the coding sequence ATGCCTCGCGTAAAATCCAACGTCGTCCGCCTCAAGCGGAAGAAGCAGATTCTCAAGCACGCCAAGGGTGCCTTTGGTGGCCGGTCCAAGCTCTGGAAGGCCGCCAAGGAAACCGTGGAGCGTGGCTGGCGCTATGCGTACCGCGACCGCAAGAACAAGAAGCGCGACTTCCGTCGCCTCTGGATCGTGCGTATCAATGCCGCGGCGCGCATGCACGACATGTCGTACAGCGTGTTCATCAACGGGCTCCACGCCGCTGGGATCGAGATCGACCGTAAGGTCCTCGCCGACCTCGCCGTGCGCGAGCCGGAAGCGTTCGCGCTCATCGCTGAGCAGGTGCGCAAGGCGATCGAAGCCAAGTCGGCCGCCGCGTAA
- the rpmI gene encoding 50S ribosomal protein L35 — protein MPKMKTHSGAKKRFSVTGSGKIRRLKAYKSHILTKKTSKRKRNLRRPTIVATNGEVKRIKRLILS, from the coding sequence ATGCCAAAGATGAAGACCCACAGTGGCGCCAAAAAGCGCTTCTCCGTGACGGGATCGGGGAAGATTCGGCGTCTGAAGGCGTACAAGAGCCATATCCTGACCAAGAAGACGTCGAAGCGTAAGCGCAATCTCCGCCGTCCGACTATCGTCGCGACCAACGGCGAAGTGAAGCGTATCAAGCGTCTCATCTTGTCATAA
- the infC gene encoding translation initiation factor IF-3: MQDSTKRPPRVNRQIRISPVRVIGADGSQLGIMEVDVALAQAVEQGLDLVEVAAAARPPVVRIMDFGKFKFEQAKQARIAKKKQHVIHLKEVKYRPGIDDHDFETKTRHARRFLEEGNKVKVTLMFRGRQIAHPELGRQVVDRVSQELADLAKVESAPSMEGKSMTMILAPK, translated from the coding sequence ATTCAGGATTCGACGAAGCGTCCGCCACGGGTGAACCGGCAGATCCGGATCAGCCCCGTTCGCGTGATCGGCGCCGACGGAAGTCAGCTCGGTATCATGGAAGTCGACGTGGCGCTCGCCCAGGCAGTCGAACAGGGGCTGGATCTCGTCGAAGTGGCGGCTGCCGCGCGGCCGCCCGTGGTCCGAATCATGGACTTCGGGAAGTTCAAGTTCGAGCAGGCCAAGCAGGCACGAATCGCGAAGAAGAAGCAACATGTGATTCATCTGAAAGAGGTCAAGTACCGACCGGGCATCGATGATCACGACTTCGAAACGAAGACCCGCCACGCGCGGCGCTTTCTCGAGGAAGGCAACAAGGTGAAGGTGACGCTGATGTTCCGCGGTCGACAGATCGCCCATCCTGAGCTTGGCAGGCAGGTGGTCGATCGGGTGTCTCAGGAACTCGCCGATCTCGCAAAGGTCGAGAGCGCGCCGTCCATGGAAGGAAAATCGATGACGATGATTCTCGCGCCGAAGTAA
- a CDS encoding MBL fold metallo-hydrolase, translated as MSFPHPLLDTRTLGRWRIHAIQAGGQQLDGGAMFGVVPKTLWERRLAADGKNRIPLGMRCLLVEHDDGLVLIDTGLGNKENPKFHEIYGVENDGSEGRTALEDGIREAGFTPDDVRLVINTHLHFDHAGGNTWRNAAGEVQSTFPNARFVVQAGERAYAEHPNERTSASYFPANWAPIVAADRFDWITGDREIVPGISVRLTPGHTPHHQSVILQSGGETACFLGDVVPTSHHLPLPWIMGYDVEPLVTLESKRSLLADALRDDWLLIFEHDATVGFGRVMHDGKSYRLAE; from the coding sequence GTGAGTTTTCCGCATCCGCTGCTTGACACCCGTACGCTTGGTCGCTGGCGCATTCACGCCATTCAGGCCGGCGGACAGCAACTCGATGGCGGCGCCATGTTCGGCGTCGTCCCCAAGACCTTGTGGGAACGGCGCCTCGCGGCCGATGGCAAGAACCGCATACCGCTCGGGATGCGCTGTCTGCTCGTCGAACACGATGATGGCCTGGTCCTGATCGACACGGGGCTGGGCAACAAGGAGAATCCGAAGTTCCACGAGATCTACGGTGTGGAGAACGACGGCTCCGAAGGACGCACGGCCTTGGAGGATGGGATCCGGGAAGCCGGCTTCACGCCGGACGACGTGCGGCTCGTCATCAATACGCATCTTCATTTTGACCACGCGGGCGGCAACACCTGGCGAAATGCCGCCGGTGAAGTGCAGTCGACGTTCCCCAACGCGCGATTCGTGGTGCAGGCCGGCGAGCGCGCCTACGCCGAGCATCCGAATGAGCGGACCTCGGCCAGCTACTTCCCGGCCAACTGGGCGCCGATCGTGGCCGCCGACCGTTTCGATTGGATTACTGGCGACCGGGAGATCGTGCCGGGCATCTCGGTGCGGCTCACACCGGGACATACGCCGCACCACCAGAGCGTCATCCTGCAGTCCGGCGGCGAGACGGCGTGCTTTCTCGGGGATGTCGTTCCGACGTCGCATCACCTGCCGCTGCCATGGATCATGGGGTACGACGTGGAGCCGCTGGTCACGCTCGAGTCCAAGCGGTCCTTGCTGGCCGACGCCCTGCGCGACGACTGGCTCCTGATCTTCGAGCACGATGCGACCGTGGGGTTCGGGCGGGTGATGCACGACGGTAAAAGCTACCGGCTGGCAGAGTGA
- a CDS encoding exonuclease domain-containing protein — MSRPTTLSARAAQRLASGPLDPVTLMCDVCKVDRLHADAAERMAVALLSSHPEFVRLPSGHWALASTTASPGGVSAYTVRDVDCAGSTPSGSLLDVDFAVVDVETTGTSPTAGDKITEIAIARVRGGEVVDVFAQLVNPQRPIPPYITQLTRISWEMVRDQPTFREIAPAVVDRLAGHVFTAHNAAFDWRFVGEELDRGIGHLLAGPKLCTVRLARVLLPALPRKSLDHVTRYFGIEIEARHRAEGDAVATAQALVRMLRIAEDEGVRSWPALEKMLSTPTAKRRSTASDRRRRAFPLPASEDHIA, encoded by the coding sequence ATGTCTCGCCCCACCACGCTCTCGGCGCGCGCCGCTCAGCGATTGGCGTCCGGTCCCCTCGACCCCGTCACGCTCATGTGCGACGTGTGCAAGGTGGACCGCCTACACGCCGATGCCGCCGAACGCATGGCCGTCGCGCTGCTCTCGAGTCATCCAGAGTTCGTGCGGCTCCCCAGTGGCCATTGGGCGCTCGCGTCGACCACGGCCTCGCCAGGCGGCGTATCGGCTTACACCGTGCGGGACGTCGACTGCGCGGGCAGCACACCGTCGGGGTCGCTGCTCGACGTGGACTTTGCCGTCGTCGACGTGGAAACCACCGGCACGAGCCCGACAGCGGGCGACAAGATCACCGAGATCGCGATCGCGCGCGTACGGGGCGGCGAGGTCGTCGACGTCTTTGCGCAGCTGGTCAATCCGCAGCGACCGATTCCGCCGTACATCACACAGCTCACGCGGATTTCATGGGAGATGGTGCGCGACCAGCCCACGTTCCGCGAGATCGCGCCCGCCGTGGTGGATCGGCTGGCTGGCCATGTGTTCACGGCCCACAATGCGGCCTTCGATTGGCGCTTTGTCGGCGAGGAACTCGACCGAGGCATCGGGCATCTGCTGGCCGGCCCAAAGCTGTGCACGGTGCGACTGGCGCGCGTCCTGCTGCCGGCGTTGCCGCGCAAGTCGCTCGACCACGTCACGCGTTACTTCGGCATCGAAATCGAAGCGCGGCACCGGGCCGAGGGCGATGCGGTGGCCACGGCGCAGGCGCTCGTCCGCATGCTGCGCATTGCCGAAGACGAGGGCGTGCGTTCCTGGCCCGCGCTCGAGAAAATGCTTTCCACGCCCACGGCGAAACGTCGGTCGACGGCGAGCGATCGCCGACGCCGTGCGTTTCCTCTTCCCGCCTCCGAGGACCACATCGCGTGA
- a CDS encoding redox-sensing transcriptional repressor Rex, with protein MKRIADSTVRRLSMYLRYLEDLDTQGQQTASSDELAHLCGTTPAQVRKDLSFFGSFGKRGLGYPVHELTAHLREILGLEREWKVVIIGAGKIGAALANYRGFRQRGFKIVGVYDNDPTKIGKPWGEAIVRDMADLAQDIQREEAPIAVLAIPSDDAQDVVDRLVGAGIRAILNFAPAQITVPPHVSLKSVNMAMELEGLSFALTNAMASQGAA; from the coding sequence GTGAAACGCATCGCCGATTCGACCGTCCGACGCCTCTCGATGTACCTGCGGTACCTCGAAGATCTCGACACTCAGGGCCAGCAAACGGCCTCCAGTGACGAGCTCGCGCACCTGTGCGGGACAACCCCGGCGCAGGTACGAAAAGATCTGTCGTTCTTCGGGTCCTTCGGCAAGCGTGGCCTTGGCTACCCGGTCCATGAACTGACGGCGCACCTTCGGGAGATTCTCGGGCTCGAGCGGGAATGGAAGGTGGTCATCATCGGCGCCGGCAAGATCGGCGCGGCGCTGGCGAACTACCGTGGCTTCCGGCAGCGCGGCTTCAAGATTGTGGGCGTGTACGACAACGATCCGACCAAGATCGGCAAGCCGTGGGGCGAAGCGATCGTGCGCGACATGGCCGATCTCGCGCAGGATATTCAGCGGGAAGAAGCGCCCATCGCGGTGCTCGCGATACCGTCCGACGATGCGCAGGACGTCGTGGATCGACTCGTCGGTGCCGGCATTCGGGCGATCCTGAACTTCGCCCCGGCGCAGATCACCGTTCCGCCACATGTGTCACTCAAGTCGGTGAACATGGCGATGGAACTGGAAGGACTCTCGTTCGCCCTTACGAACGCGATGGCGAGTCAGGGCGCGGCGTAA
- the rsmA gene encoding 16S rRNA (adenine(1518)-N(6)/adenine(1519)-N(6))-dimethyltransferase RsmA, which produces MSQKHGFGTRGARPPRPEGALPAARKRFGQHFLKDARVLDSIVEALGPLDGRTVVEIGPGRGALTDRLVERAGRVIAIELDRDLVQHLRTRYADLPHVEIVEADVLTVSLPTVAGGPYVLVGNVPYYITTPIIFHALELPRPDVAVYLVQKEVAERMAAPPGDKTYGALSVNLQAVVDVEMVRRVPPSAFNPPPTVDSAVVRVTPRAVPSVEPEIEERFRSFVLAAFGLRRKQLIRVVRTVASLDAERAAAVLQEAGLPNEVRPETLTPADFARLVRALTPRPDSPSRS; this is translated from the coding sequence GTGAGTCAGAAACATGGATTTGGAACGCGCGGCGCCCGGCCTCCGCGTCCCGAAGGGGCACTGCCCGCGGCGCGGAAGCGGTTCGGTCAGCACTTCCTCAAAGACGCACGCGTGCTCGACAGCATCGTGGAGGCGCTCGGTCCGCTGGACGGGCGCACGGTCGTCGAGATCGGACCGGGCCGCGGCGCGCTGACCGATCGTCTCGTCGAGCGTGCGGGGCGGGTGATTGCGATCGAACTCGATCGCGATCTCGTGCAGCATCTGCGCACCCGCTACGCCGACCTGCCGCACGTCGAGATCGTGGAAGCCGACGTGCTGACCGTGTCGCTGCCGACGGTCGCGGGCGGCCCGTACGTGCTGGTGGGCAACGTGCCGTATTACATCACGACGCCGATCATCTTCCATGCGCTCGAACTACCGCGCCCCGACGTCGCGGTGTATCTGGTGCAGAAGGAAGTAGCCGAGCGCATGGCGGCACCGCCGGGTGACAAGACCTACGGTGCGTTGAGCGTGAACCTGCAGGCGGTCGTCGACGTCGAGATGGTGCGGCGCGTGCCTCCGTCCGCGTTCAATCCGCCGCCGACCGTTGATTCGGCGGTGGTGCGGGTCACACCGCGCGCGGTGCCGTCGGTCGAGCCCGAGATCGAAGAGCGGTTTCGCAGCTTCGTGCTGGCGGCGTTCGGGTTGCGCCGCAAACAACTCATTCGCGTGGTGCGCACCGTCGCGTCACTCGATGCGGAACGCGCGGCGGCCGTTCTGCAGGAAGCGGGTCTGCCGAACGAAGTGCGACCGGAAACGCTGACGCCCGCCGACTTTGCCCGACTGGTGCGCGCGCTTACGCCGCGCCCTGACTCGCCATCGCGTTCGTAA
- a CDS encoding SpoIIE family protein phosphatase, with translation MIEVAALLAAFLEATGREAAIWERRDGGSPILLGTSSSAFATRTEPGVGAWDAITWAQLHGLRAQLVTTGESVGWLFSETGDSPDADRLLARLVPQVRRLTRERDGATGELIERYEEISLLYAIGELLGGTTSVENVADTLLRELAVTVGATRAVFLQNNRNTAALAPIATLGLDDVEYPTISFDQVGHIAVTAYGSAGAITEEGAAARESDPVLTARGGALLAVAITRPSTGVGITGTHQIPVRRGNVVEPRTPVPLGVLVLGGRANGQPFSAGDRKLAVAVGTQIGTAMHNASLVRAAVERQQLVREMRLAHDLQLKLLPKPAVVGPEARAAARLVPAESVGGDFFLLARLDRDRTGVLIGDVSGHGYQSALVMALALSAAAIHVQAAFDPSIALDAVRRSLEDELTSTEMSITMCYAVIDTRAGEVRFANAGHPHAFRVGADGQCVRLTAVVPPIGFSDAPIEECVMSWRRGDRLVLFTDGITDARDALDQRLGEGAVLGMLATMTHGESPDAMLDALFTQVESHTRRTALRDDLAAVIVDRPFEERT, from the coding sequence ATGATCGAGGTCGCTGCGCTCCTGGCCGCGTTTCTCGAGGCCACCGGACGCGAGGCGGCCATCTGGGAACGACGCGACGGCGGATCGCCGATCCTGCTCGGGACGTCATCGTCGGCGTTCGCAACTCGCACCGAGCCGGGTGTCGGGGCGTGGGATGCAATCACGTGGGCGCAATTGCACGGCCTGCGGGCGCAGTTGGTGACCACTGGCGAGAGCGTTGGCTGGCTCTTTTCGGAGACGGGCGACTCGCCTGACGCCGATCGATTGCTGGCGCGTCTCGTGCCGCAGGTGCGCCGTCTCACGCGCGAGCGTGACGGCGCCACCGGTGAGCTGATCGAGCGCTACGAAGAGATCAGTCTGCTGTACGCCATCGGTGAGCTATTGGGCGGCACCACGTCAGTGGAGAATGTCGCCGATACGTTGCTGCGCGAACTGGCGGTAACCGTCGGCGCCACGCGGGCGGTTTTCCTGCAGAACAATCGCAACACTGCCGCCCTTGCGCCGATCGCCACGCTCGGTCTCGACGACGTGGAGTATCCTACGATCTCGTTCGATCAGGTTGGCCATATCGCGGTGACGGCGTACGGGAGTGCGGGTGCGATCACGGAGGAGGGCGCGGCCGCGCGCGAGTCCGATCCCGTGCTCACCGCGCGTGGGGGCGCGTTGCTGGCCGTGGCGATCACGCGGCCCAGCACCGGGGTCGGCATCACCGGCACGCATCAGATTCCGGTGCGTCGTGGAAACGTCGTCGAGCCGCGCACGCCGGTACCGCTTGGCGTGCTGGTGCTGGGCGGACGCGCCAATGGGCAGCCGTTCAGTGCCGGTGACCGCAAGTTGGCCGTGGCGGTTGGCACGCAAATCGGGACGGCGATGCACAACGCGTCGCTCGTCCGGGCGGCCGTCGAACGGCAGCAACTCGTGCGGGAGATGCGGCTCGCGCACGATCTGCAGCTCAAGTTGCTCCCCAAGCCGGCCGTGGTCGGCCCCGAAGCGCGCGCGGCAGCGAGACTGGTGCCGGCCGAGAGCGTGGGTGGCGATTTCTTCCTGCTGGCGCGTCTCGACCGGGACCGCACCGGCGTGCTGATCGGCGACGTCTCCGGTCATGGCTATCAGTCTGCGCTGGTGATGGCGCTGGCGCTCAGCGCGGCGGCGATTCACGTGCAGGCCGCCTTCGATCCATCGATTGCGCTCGATGCCGTGCGGCGGTCGCTCGAGGACGAACTGACCTCCACGGAAATGTCGATCACGATGTGCTATGCGGTGATCGATACGCGGGCTGGTGAAGTACGCTTCGCCAACGCTGGTCATCCGCACGCGTTTCGTGTCGGTGCCGACGGGCAGTGCGTGCGACTCACGGCGGTCGTGCCGCCGATCGGCTTCAGCGATGCTCCCATCGAGGAGTGCGTGATGTCGTGGCGTCGCGGCGATCGGCTGGTGCTGTTCACGGACGGCATCACCGATGCCCGAGATGCGCTGGATCAGCGGCTGGGTGAAGGTGCCGTGCTCGGCATGCTCGCGACGATGACGCACGGCGAATCGCCCGACGCCATGCTCGATGCGCTGTTCACGCAGGTAGAATCACACACACGCCGCACGGCGTTGCGCGATGATCTCGCCGCCGTCATCGTGGATCGTCCATTTGAGGAACGCACGTGA
- a CDS encoding ATP-binding protein has translation MTGPSAQPVVHSPTPLIRRWTIASDLTLIEPVVETIVALCEAAGFSARHCKLNVPVAVTEAMANAMLRGNRSERSRTVEVRVELDTQSLRVDVTDEGVGFDLSTLQQSPDEADWFEREDGRGVFLMRTLMDRVESSGPDAETGHCIRLILHRT, from the coding sequence ATGACCGGCCCCTCTGCGCAGCCTGTGGTGCACTCTCCGACGCCACTGATCCGTCGATGGACAATCGCGTCCGATCTGACCTTGATCGAGCCCGTCGTCGAAACGATCGTCGCGCTCTGCGAGGCCGCCGGCTTTTCGGCGCGTCACTGCAAGCTCAACGTGCCGGTGGCAGTCACCGAGGCGATGGCCAACGCGATGCTGCGCGGTAACCGCAGCGAGCGGTCGCGAACCGTGGAGGTACGCGTCGAGCTCGACACGCAGTCACTGCGTGTCGACGTCACCGATGAGGGCGTGGGATTCGATCTGTCGACGCTGCAACAGAGCCCCGATGAGGCCGACTGGTTCGAGCGCGAGGATGGCCGCGGTGTCTTTCTCATGCGCACGTTGATGGATCGCGTGGAAAGCTCGGGGCCCGACGCCGAGACCGGCCATTGCATCCGCCTGATTCTCCACCGGACATGA
- a CDS encoding STAS domain-containing protein has translation MSFILDRNDDVLLVDVEGQLVVTNRQEFKQAILDAVEQGARTVVIDFARSGYIDSSGLGALVSLSKRVRDAGGDLRLAGLNEDLRTLFELTRLDQLFPLYATRADALAAR, from the coding sequence ATGAGCTTCATTCTGGATCGCAACGACGACGTGCTGCTGGTGGATGTGGAAGGGCAGCTGGTGGTGACCAATCGTCAGGAGTTCAAGCAGGCGATTCTCGACGCCGTCGAGCAAGGCGCCCGCACGGTGGTGATCGACTTCGCCCGGTCTGGTTATATCGACAGCTCCGGACTGGGGGCGCTGGTCTCGCTGAGCAAGCGCGTTCGGGATGCGGGCGGCGACTTGCGGCTCGCGGGCCTGAATGAGGATCTGCGCACACTCTTCGAGCTGACTCGCCTCGACCAGCTTTTCCCGCTCTACGCGACTCGGGCCGACGCGCTCGCGGCGCGCTGA
- a CDS encoding phosphate acyltransferase, which yields MSSMPTFDDAAGTFLRSVHERAAAAPRTILFPEATDIRTVEAVIALGKLGSVVPVLVRRNDAPTGVVPSRGIEMIDPLIDVRTPRVVEHLLARRGAKGLSREDAERLARDPLYFADSLVALGEADGCVAGAVHTTADVLRAAIWTIGAAPGVRTVSSSFYLIVPPFRGGATEVLTFTDCAVIPDPTSRQLADIAIAAAADRRRIVGDEPRVAFLSYSTVGSADGPSVSKVREAVSIVRAEAPGVIVSGELQADAALLPEIARRKAPGEGAAGTANVLVFPSLDAGNIAYKLVQRLAHGTAIGPILQGLARPCSDLSRGATSHDIVHVAAITALQAGNHARSSTAS from the coding sequence ATGAGTTCCATGCCGACATTCGACGATGCGGCCGGCACGTTTCTGCGATCTGTGCATGAACGGGCCGCGGCCGCGCCGCGCACGATTCTCTTTCCGGAAGCCACCGACATTCGGACGGTCGAGGCAGTGATCGCGCTCGGCAAGCTCGGGTCGGTGGTGCCGGTGCTCGTGCGACGCAATGATGCGCCGACCGGCGTCGTGCCCTCACGCGGGATCGAGATGATCGATCCGCTCATCGATGTGCGCACCCCGCGTGTGGTCGAGCATCTGCTGGCGCGTCGCGGTGCGAAGGGGCTGAGTCGCGAGGATGCTGAACGCCTGGCGCGAGATCCGCTGTACTTCGCCGATTCGCTGGTGGCGCTGGGCGAGGCGGATGGATGCGTGGCCGGGGCGGTGCACACGACCGCCGACGTCTTGCGCGCGGCTATCTGGACGATCGGCGCCGCGCCCGGCGTTCGGACCGTGTCGTCGTCATTCTATCTGATCGTGCCGCCGTTCCGTGGCGGCGCGACGGAGGTTCTCACGTTCACCGACTGCGCCGTCATTCCCGATCCGACCTCCCGTCAGCTGGCGGACATCGCGATCGCGGCCGCCGCCGATCGCCGCCGGATCGTGGGCGATGAGCCTCGCGTGGCATTCCTGTCGTACAGTACGGTGGGCAGCGCCGATGGACCCAGCGTCAGCAAGGTGCGCGAAGCGGTCTCGATCGTGCGCGCCGAGGCACCGGGCGTGATCGTCTCGGGCGAACTCCAGGCCGATGCGGCGCTCCTGCCGGAAATCGCGCGTCGAAAGGCGCCGGGAGAGGGAGCGGCCGGGACAGCGAACGTGCTCGTATTCCCGTCGCTCGACGCCGGGAACATCGCCTACAAGCTGGTGCAGCGCCTGGCGCATGGCACCGCCATCGGCCCGATCCTGCAGGGGCTGGCGCGCCCGTGCAGTGACTTGTCGCGGGGGGCCACCTCGCACGACATTGTGCATGTTGCGGCGATTACCGCGTTGCAGGCTGGCAATCACGCTCGTTCCTCCACCGCTTCCTGA
- the coaD gene encoding pantetheine-phosphate adenylyltransferase, whose translation MTPSPVASAERVALYAGSFDPITHGHEDLIRRTLTFTDRVIVAVANNVSKTPLFSVDERLRFISEIMGPDSRIEVRAFSGLLVDFARDVGAQVNVRGLRAVSDFEYEFQMALMNRHLLPEMETVFMTPSLDTTYISSSMVREVARFGGDVSGLVHPLVGKALVTRFAELR comes from the coding sequence GTGACGCCGTCCCCAGTCGCCTCCGCCGAGCGTGTCGCCCTGTACGCCGGTTCCTTCGATCCCATCACGCATGGGCACGAGGACCTGATCCGGCGTACACTGACGTTCACCGACCGGGTCATCGTCGCCGTGGCGAACAATGTGAGCAAGACGCCGCTCTTCTCGGTGGATGAGCGTCTGCGCTTCATCTCGGAGATCATGGGACCTGACAGCCGCATCGAAGTGCGCGCGTTCAGTGGCCTGCTGGTGGATTTTGCGCGTGACGTCGGGGCGCAGGTCAACGTGCGCGGTCTACGCGCGGTCAGCGATTTCGAATACGAGTTCCAGATGGCGCTGATGAATCGACATCTACTTCCCGAGATGGAAACGGTGTTCATGACGCCGTCGCTCGATACCACGTATATCAGCTCGAGTATGGTGCGCGAAGTGGCGCGCTTCGGTGGCGACGTGAGCGGACTCGTGCACCCGCTGGTCGGCAAGGCGCTCGTGACCCGATTCGCCGAGTTGCGATGA
- the rsmD gene encoding 16S rRNA (guanine(966)-N(2))-methyltransferase RsmD, with protein sequence MRIISGKWRGRRLDAPEGGAVRPTGDRVRESWMSIVHQLLPEARVLDLCAGSGALGLEALSRGAASCDFVEQSPKVLAVIRGNLEKLGGHPEAHLHREEAVQFVERLSAGAYDIAFADPPYSAETVERLVDCWMAVPFANVFGIEHSSSVVLPAIGETRRYGSTSLTFFRAPS encoded by the coding sequence GTGCGGATTATTTCAGGCAAGTGGCGCGGCCGTCGCCTCGACGCGCCCGAGGGTGGGGCGGTGCGTCCCACCGGCGATCGTGTGCGTGAGTCGTGGATGAGCATCGTGCACCAGCTTCTCCCCGAAGCGCGCGTCCTCGATCTGTGCGCGGGCAGCGGCGCGCTTGGCCTCGAGGCACTCTCTCGGGGCGCCGCCAGCTGTGATTTCGTCGAACAGTCGCCAAAGGTGCTCGCCGTTATCCGGGGCAACCTCGAAAAGCTGGGAGGACATCCTGAGGCGCATCTGCACCGCGAGGAGGCTGTGCAGTTCGTCGAGCGACTCTCGGCGGGCGCGTACGATATTGCCTTCGCAGACCCGCCGTATTCGGCCGAGACCGTGGAGCGGCTGGTCGATTGCTGGATGGCCGTCCCTTTCGCCAACGTGTTCGGCATTGAACATTCGTCCTCGGTGGTTCTGCCGGCGATCGGCGAAACCCGCCGTTACGGCTCCACGTCTCTGACCTTCTTCCGCGCCCCTTCGTGA